In the Sebastes fasciatus isolate fSebFas1 chromosome 12, fSebFas1.pri, whole genome shotgun sequence genome, TAGATTGAAGGCCATGCAGCGTGCCCTTGAAAAGCGATTATCCACGATACGtgtgtattgatttgtgtgtttACCTGCGTAAACAACACCTCTGTCTGTGCGTCCGTTTCTGGCTTCCCTCTGGAGCATCCAGGATCCTGTTGCAGGAACGGATGAAGGGATCCTCCACAAGACTGgaggaataataaaaaaaaaacatgaatgattGTAATTCTGGAAAGCAGTCATCCTGTTAATCTCCAACTCATCATAGACCAAAGACCCAAGCCTGTCTTTGCTCACCTCGTTGCCGGCATTGGTGGAGCGGTCCCTGGGCCTGCTCCGTAACCTCTCCCTCATCTCCAGCTCCACACtcagctcctgctgctgctgctgctgctgctcgttCTCCGTTCTCCAGGGAGTCCCACACTGCAGGGGCGAGGAGGACGACATGGGTAGACTGGGACTTGGAGTTCCTGAGGCGGTGCTGGCAGGAGCCAGGAACACGGCGTTGGAAAGACACTGTTCGCCCGCCAAACTGACTGAGGCGGCATTCGAGAAACCACTCGGCACGTTGTTCAAAATTCCGTTTTGCGCGTCACTGAGAATCCCGTTAGGAACTCCCCTGTCCGGGATGTACACCTGTTGGTTCGGGCTGCTGCTGGGCGAGTCTCGTCCAGAGCTCGAGCTGGAGCCGGGGCTCTGGCTGGGCGGCAGCGGGGGGCAGGAGGCGAGGGGCTCCAGGCTGGTACCCAGCTGGCAGAGGGGAGCAGGGGCGAGGCAAAGGTGGGGAAGCTGGAACGGGCGGAGACGCTGCAACAGAGCAGGCTTGGTGCCGGAGACGGGGAGGCCTCGCTTACGCAGCTGCTGCCGCAACTCTGACACCTGAAGAAACGGAAGAGGTGAAGGTGGAGGGGCAAAGGACGCTTAAGAGTTTGTCTTCACCATGAATTGTAAATAATAGTTATCATTCTTTCAGTGCTTTTCTTACCGTTAGATCAACAAGATTTGCAGGGAGAGGCTCAGGCTTGGACGCGGGGTTTGTGTCTGTAGGGGTGTGGTTTGTTGTGGCGGGAACAGGTTGGGGATTCAGGGGCATGGCTCCGGAGGACTTCACAAGATCATTGTGATCTCCGCTGGAGGATTTACAGAAATATTAACTCACCCAAACTATCTGAGGAATAACATCTCATTGATAAAGCAGATATCTGCCTAGTTTACTCGTTGGCTCATCTGTTTGCATACCTGGGCACAACAGTGAGCTGTTGTTGTGGCTGtagctgttgctgctgttgctgttgctgctggttCTGGAGGATTTGCAGCTGGAGGaagacctgctgctgcttcaagATATGGGAGTAGGCTGGGTCTAAAGACTGGGTCGGAGTAGGGCTCTTCTGTTTGGCTCCTCCTGGAAATAAACAGTTGTTTAGGCTAAATTCAAACACATCACAGGAATTTTTTGAATAAATGTAGGAAAGTAAAAGCATTATATTGGTACCTCCAGTCCCAGACCCTCCTCTCTGGTCTGGAGGAATGTACTGGTGATATTTGAGTTTCCTCATTTTGGGTTTGGTGTCCCGCGGTTTCCGTGGGCGGGGGAGATGGTTGAAGTTGAGGGAGGGGGGCAGGGTGGAGGAGCAGGTGGGACTGGGAGGCCGAGCTGTCTGTAAAGACACACATTACTCACATTTTAACTGTAACCAGGTTCGAGTGAGTAATTCCAAGAGTGGCGTATAAAATATCGCAGAGAAAATGCCAAGTCGTTTCACGCCGTTTGACAGTATTTGCCCCGTGTCAAGGTTAAACTCTAACATGAAATGTACAAATGCCTCACAAATCTCCAGATGACAGCATGTGCTGGTTCTGACATACAGCCATGCTgcctgtgtgtgaatgtgttaacCTACAGGGCAAATACTGAGCTCCCCCAGAAGTGCAAATTGACAGTAATGAATGCAGAGCAGCTTAGAGCGGAGCATTGTGTTTGACAAAACAGACGAGTGACCACCCTGTTAGGTTGAAGACCTCTGCAGTGCTCTTTAATTTTTATGCTGTAGCAAGCACATCCACAATctaaatgttgcttttcttgCTGAAAATGTCGTATTGCCACATGtaatttgtttgcatttttgaCATTATAATGTTATTTTGAGGAGTCATGAAAATATTCCAAACAATAGAGACCCTTCTGAAATTTAAATGAGCCACAAAATGAAAAGTCAAAGCAATGGGGATTTGTATGTGACGGCATTAGTAGGCACTAACCCCACATTACCTTTGGCAGCAGGGGTGTGGTCTGAGAGGTCAGATACATCCCATTTGGTCTCCCAGTTGATGCCATGGAGTTTGATTCACTCAGTGTTACACTCATAGGTTGCCTGATGCCCTCGGTTGCCGGGAGCAACGCCAAACCAGACTGAAGAATGCAGAATATCAGATTATCAGAGTTGACATATAAGGCTATTTATAAACTCATGGGTCTGTTAATATtcactttaatgtgtttttctgagcTTATTGGTGGGAATTACTTCCTTGTTGCTCCCAAAAAACAAgagtcttaaagaggacctattatgctcattttcaggtacatacttgtattttgggtttctactagaatatgtttacacgctttaat is a window encoding:
- the LOC141778900 gene encoding uncharacterized protein LOC141778900 isoform X2, which produces MTLLASERSLLIRNKFRSVLQLRIQNRRQSEINADSGLKSACPPKKAEKNQSEALRLTVDGPAQKLPPCGLNTETAQERTVCGAQRQKKARQTQDLTERIQRPPGPSEQQHERTLPLENRPASFPLSADVFEDDISSCHSSSPAEQHGVHQSPAFSSLPGLSGDQLLSDFSALGPPLNHSPGHAQSGLALLPATEGIRQPMSVTLSESNSMASTGRPNGMYLTSQTTPLLPKTARPPSPTCSSTLPPSLNFNHLPRPRKPRDTKPKMRKLKYHQYIPPDQRGGSGTGGGAKQKSPTPTQSLDPAYSHILKQQQVFLQLQILQNQQQQQQQQQLQPQQQLTVVPSGDHNDLVKSSGAMPLNPQPVPATTNHTPTDTNPASKPEPLPANLVDLTVSELRQQLRKRGLPVSGTKPALLQRLRPFQLPHLCLAPAPLCQLGTSLEPLASCPPLPPSQSPGSSSSSGRDSPSSSPNQQVYIPDRGVPNGILSDAQNGILNNVPSGFSNAASVSLAGEQCLSNAVFLAPASTASGTPSPSLPMSSSSPLQCGTPWRTENEQQQQQQQELSVELEMRERLRSRPRDRSTNAGNESCGGSLHPFLQQDPGCSRGKPETDAQTEVLFTQVFCCQPCDMIGQDFELPVQITASPVQTLPGVRSLEEELQEAIQKAQMDPRQSIDDILDEPMTCVGSVSVCDHKSPAHSVPGPSPPPPPPQADQPQASQQHKDDSFLPSPLCSSLLLELPPSPAVINPSQVIPAPPPPLICTSPPPSTGKSRKRRAPTSFDAADWLETLTSGLRPLTPPTAPFVESDFSLDSDLNVSRVLDLMIEQW